In Streptomyces sp. TS71-3, the following proteins share a genomic window:
- a CDS encoding GntR family transcriptional regulator — MSHAPWVGSSLPYLTPRTADGPSDAWSAEAAARGGKGGQRIVEAGEVAADGEVAVLLGVSEGEIVIVRRRVMELDGVPCELTDTYYPADIARGTPLARTGKIRGGAVSLLAELGHVGVLVREDVTARMPDPAERELLRLSPDEPVLRLVRRTSDATGRPIQADRMTMPAARQRLRYEMRIG, encoded by the coding sequence ATGAGCCACGCCCCATGGGTCGGCAGCTCGCTGCCCTACCTGACGCCGCGCACGGCGGACGGGCCGTCCGACGCCTGGAGTGCCGAGGCCGCCGCGCGCGGAGGCAAGGGCGGGCAGCGGATTGTCGAGGCCGGAGAGGTGGCGGCCGATGGCGAAGTGGCCGTGCTGCTGGGGGTGTCGGAGGGCGAGATCGTGATCGTACGCCGCCGCGTCATGGAACTCGACGGCGTGCCCTGCGAGCTGACGGACACGTACTACCCGGCCGACATCGCCCGTGGCACGCCGCTCGCCAGGACCGGCAAGATCCGCGGCGGCGCGGTCTCCCTGCTCGCCGAGCTGGGGCACGTCGGCGTCCTCGTCCGTGAAGACGTGACGGCCCGCATGCCGGACCCCGCCGAGCGGGAACTGCTCCGGCTCAGCCCCGACGAACCGGTGCTGAGGCTGGTCCGACGCACATCCGACGCCACGGGGCGCCCCATCCAGGCGGACAGGATGACGATGCCGGCCGCGCGGCAGCGGCTGCGCTACGAGATGCGGATCGGCTGA
- a CDS encoding GntR family transcriptional regulator: MPHNDTGPTGEADDRRSLHARIAADLRDEIMSGDLPPGAKVPSTAQLKARFDASNATVQKALQLLKDERLVVGRAGAAVTVREHRQRTVHPASSLTPSPPGEPYGWLGRLGETDERGRQAQSTLLGVARETPPADVASALGLTRDGAAPERALLRFQLLSFADEPVELVWSYYPLDIAEGTALAVKRKIKGGTPTLLTTLGHPPRRSVDRVSARVPTQEQYRLLRLPGDLPVLRTLRTVHSDGNRPVEATVMVKAGHLYELEYDFVPE; encoded by the coding sequence ATGCCCCACAACGACACCGGCCCGACCGGCGAAGCAGACGACCGCCGCTCCCTGCACGCGCGTATCGCGGCCGACCTCCGGGACGAGATCATGAGCGGCGATCTGCCGCCCGGCGCGAAGGTGCCGTCCACGGCGCAGCTCAAGGCCCGCTTCGACGCCTCCAACGCCACCGTGCAGAAGGCGCTCCAGCTCCTCAAGGATGAACGGCTCGTGGTGGGCCGGGCGGGTGCGGCCGTCACGGTACGCGAACACCGCCAGCGCACCGTCCATCCGGCGTCCTCCCTGACTCCCTCGCCTCCCGGCGAGCCCTACGGATGGCTCGGGCGGCTCGGCGAGACCGACGAACGGGGCAGGCAGGCCCAGAGCACACTGCTCGGGGTCGCCCGGGAGACGCCCCCGGCCGACGTGGCGTCGGCTCTCGGCCTCACCCGGGACGGAGCAGCGCCCGAGCGTGCCCTGCTGAGGTTCCAGCTCCTGTCCTTCGCCGACGAGCCCGTGGAACTCGTCTGGTCCTACTACCCCCTGGACATCGCCGAGGGCACCGCCCTGGCCGTGAAGCGGAAGATCAAGGGCGGCACACCGACCCTCCTCACCACCCTCGGCCACCCGCCCCGCCGCAGCGTCGACCGCGTCTCCGCCCGTGTACCGACCCAGGAGCAGTACCGCCTGCTGCGCCTCCCCGGCGACCTCCCCGTCCTGCGGACCCTCCGCACCGTCCACAGCGACGGCAACCGTCCGGTGGAGGCCACCGTGATGGTGAAGGCGGGGCATCTTTACGAGCTGGAGTACGACTTCGTGCCCGAGTGA
- a CDS encoding sensor histidine kinase, which translates to MRQVGAWAARAGVGFVRACVVVGVCVPVPAVWGGAVALGVWWGAGNPWSWVAPVVWGCVGTLALVRPVSRMVRFLVARWTGTVIAPGYRQAGPVTRMSTGYWWNGFGYERSRRDALMDQRMRVRWRDPANWRDLRFTAVLPLTAGVVACLPPAGVAAAVLGLGQQAPAARLAGVLGLVVAVAGAPYAWRTLEPVAVRFLRPSPSMALADRVDELTAQRADTTVAQAAEIRRIERDLHDGAQARLISLGLSLATAEKLMDSDPERARALMREAQVGATASLAELRELVRGISPPVLTERGLVDAVRALALDVPLDVAVSAGAGVRLDAPVESAVYFGVAELLTNAVRHAHATRAHVRLARDEAGIVVEVEDDGRGGAGAEAGGGLAGLRRRLAVFDGSLEITSPAGGPTRVRMAVPCESS; encoded by the coding sequence ATGCGACAGGTGGGGGCGTGGGCGGCGCGGGCCGGGGTGGGGTTCGTGCGGGCGTGTGTCGTGGTGGGGGTCTGCGTGCCGGTGCCGGCCGTGTGGGGCGGTGCCGTGGCGCTGGGGGTCTGGTGGGGGGCGGGGAACCCGTGGTCGTGGGTGGCCCCGGTGGTGTGGGGGTGCGTCGGGACGCTCGCCCTCGTCCGGCCGGTGAGCCGGATGGTCCGGTTCCTCGTCGCGCGGTGGACCGGCACCGTCATAGCGCCCGGATACCGGCAGGCCGGGCCGGTGACGCGGATGTCCACCGGTTACTGGTGGAACGGCTTCGGCTACGAGCGCAGCCGCCGCGACGCGCTCATGGACCAGAGGATGCGGGTCCGGTGGCGTGATCCCGCCAACTGGCGCGATCTGAGGTTCACGGCGGTCCTGCCGCTCACCGCCGGCGTCGTCGCGTGCCTGCCGCCGGCCGGCGTGGCCGCGGCGGTCCTCGGGCTCGGGCAGCAGGCGCCCGCCGCGCGCCTCGCAGGCGTGCTCGGCCTGGTCGTGGCCGTCGCCGGCGCCCCGTACGCCTGGCGGACCCTGGAACCGGTGGCCGTCCGCTTCCTGCGCCCGTCGCCCTCGATGGCGCTGGCCGACCGGGTGGACGAGCTGACCGCCCAGCGCGCGGACACTACGGTCGCGCAGGCCGCCGAGATCCGCCGGATCGAACGGGACCTGCACGACGGGGCGCAGGCCCGCCTGATCTCGCTCGGACTCTCCCTCGCGACCGCCGAGAAGCTGATGGACAGCGACCCCGAGCGCGCCAGGGCGCTGATGCGCGAGGCACAGGTCGGCGCCACCGCCTCGCTGGCCGAGCTCCGCGAGCTGGTCCGCGGGATCAGCCCGCCGGTGCTCACCGAGCGGGGGCTCGTCGACGCCGTCCGCGCGCTGGCCCTGGACGTCCCCCTCGACGTGGCCGTCAGCGCAGGCGCCGGGGTGCGCCTGGACGCCCCGGTCGAGTCCGCCGTCTACTTCGGCGTCGCCGAACTGCTGACCAACGCGGTCAGGCACGCCCATGCGACCCGGGCGCACGTCCGCCTCGCCCGCGACGAGGCCGGCATCGTCGTCGAGGTCGAGGACGACGGCCGGGGCGGGGCCGGTGCCGAGGCCGGCGGAGGGCTCGCGGGCCTGCGCCGCCGGCTCGCGGTCTTCGACGGCAGCCTGGAGATCACCAGCCCGGCGGGCGGCCCGACCCGTGTCAGGATGGCGGTGCCATGCGAATCGTCGTAG
- a CDS encoding response regulator transcription factor: MRIVVAEDLYLLRDGMVRLIEACGHEVVATAATGPETLDALRTWRPDVSVIDVRMPPSQSDEGLRAAIAARDEMPGLPVLILSQHVEQFYARELLADGSGGVGYLLKESVFDADQFIGALERVAGGGTAMDPAVIARLLSGGAPGRGLDRLTEREHSVLGLMAEGLSNQAIGRRLFLSESAIGKHTTSLFGKLGITDDGDGNRRVLAVLAYLNGS; encoded by the coding sequence ATGCGAATCGTCGTAGCCGAAGACCTGTACCTGCTGCGTGACGGGATGGTCCGCCTGATCGAGGCGTGCGGCCACGAGGTGGTGGCGACGGCGGCCACCGGACCCGAGACGCTCGACGCGCTGCGGACCTGGCGCCCGGACGTGTCCGTCATCGACGTCCGCATGCCGCCGAGCCAGTCGGACGAGGGCCTGCGGGCCGCCATCGCCGCGCGGGACGAGATGCCCGGCCTGCCGGTCCTGATCCTGTCCCAGCACGTCGAGCAGTTCTACGCCCGGGAGCTGCTGGCCGACGGCTCCGGCGGCGTCGGCTACCTCCTGAAGGAGAGCGTGTTCGACGCCGACCAGTTCATCGGCGCGCTGGAACGCGTCGCGGGCGGCGGAACGGCCATGGACCCGGCCGTCATCGCCAGACTGCTGTCCGGGGGAGCGCCGGGCCGGGGGCTCGACCGGCTCACCGAACGCGAGCACTCCGTGCTGGGCCTCATGGCGGAGGGGCTGTCCAACCAGGCCATCGGCCGCCGCCTCTTCCTCAGCGAGAGCGCCATCGGCAAGCACACGACCTCCCTGTTCGGCAAGCTCGGCATCACCGACGACGGGGACGGCAACCGCCGGGTCCTCGCGGTCCTCGCCTACCTGAACGGGTCCTAG
- a CDS encoding LLM class flavin-dependent oxidoreductase, translating into MRIGIALPNTTTGTDGPLMMDWARRAEERGFAFLSTIGRVPYPSFDSLTSLAAVGGATSRIGLLTNAVLGPTYPDAVLAKITSTLAQLTGDRLTLGLGVGARESDYRASERDFDGRGAAFDRQLEYLHRAWRGEPVEPGDFPGEHRAVAPAGNAVPVLIGGHSKRAVRRTVRWGAGWTGAGGGPRRAEPTIREIRDAWREAGREGEPRLLGLAYFAADLRHEAESDRYIRGYYAYAGDHANTIAEGVVRTPAAIRAIIDDFASVGMTEITFTPTVARLEEVDRLADLVL; encoded by the coding sequence ATGCGGATCGGCATAGCCCTTCCGAACACCACCACAGGCACCGACGGCCCGCTGATGATGGACTGGGCGCGCCGCGCCGAGGAGCGCGGGTTCGCGTTCCTCTCCACCATCGGGCGGGTGCCGTACCCGTCGTTCGACTCGCTCACGTCGCTCGCCGCGGTCGGCGGCGCGACCTCGCGCATCGGCCTGCTCACGAACGCGGTGCTGGGGCCGACGTACCCGGACGCGGTGCTGGCGAAGATCACGTCCACGCTGGCCCAGCTCACCGGCGACCGGCTCACGCTGGGGCTCGGCGTGGGCGCCCGCGAGTCGGACTACCGCGCCTCCGAGCGCGACTTCGACGGCCGGGGCGCCGCCTTCGACCGCCAGCTGGAGTACCTGCACCGGGCCTGGCGCGGTGAGCCCGTCGAGCCCGGGGACTTCCCCGGCGAGCACCGGGCCGTCGCGCCCGCGGGCAACGCGGTTCCGGTCCTGATCGGCGGGCACAGCAAGCGCGCCGTGCGCCGCACCGTCCGCTGGGGCGCCGGCTGGACCGGCGCCGGCGGCGGCCCGCGCCGTGCCGAGCCGACGATCCGCGAGATCCGGGACGCCTGGCGGGAGGCGGGCCGCGAGGGCGAGCCCCGCCTCCTCGGCCTCGCGTACTTCGCCGCCGACCTCCGCCACGAGGCCGAGTCCGACCGCTACATCCGCGGCTACTACGCCTACGCCGGCGACCACGCGAACACCATCGCGGAGGGCGTCGTCCGCACCCCCGCCGCCATCCGCGCCATCATCGACGACTTCGCGTCCGTCGGCATGACGGAGATCACCTTCACGCCGACGGTGGCGCGGCTTGAGGAGGTGGACCGGCTGGCGGACCTGGTGCTGTGA
- a CDS encoding APC family permease → MTEQAQVPGAPRPAQDTEAAPGEVLAQERRLRKDLGFWGLTAIGFSNIVGSGWLFAALYAAQIAGPAALLSWVAAGILCALVALVMVELGATRPEGGGTVRWPLYASGRLVGTVIGWSVLLSVGGTAAEIAAIMQYAAHYVPGLYSGDSITGAGLAVAAALSVVLTVLNWFAVRLFARMNNLVSVLKVAIPVVTVVALFLSGTHGGRLTDHGGFAPYGYAACLTALASGGIVYSVNGFQAPLDFSGEARNPRRTVPAAVLAGIGLAVVVYLALQLAFLYTVPDSVLGHGWHGVDFDSPFGQLALILNLHWLATLLYADAVLSPGGSAYVGVAIDARHTYALAKNRLLPRWFMRIDPRHGMPHRALVLNLAVIVVFMLPFGGWQDIVSVMGDMYLLIYAASAVAAAAFRAHDRDRGLPRTAGQVPGMRWIAPLSYVVASEFVYWSGWHDLRLALPLVLVGVPLYLGLRYGDRRTAARGGEADGPDAAPVRSPLEEVRRGAWLVVHLAVLTLLSWLGTFGGSGHLPAPWDSVTVGVVALGVFAWAVRSGAGHLRTSPPPVGVGAEA, encoded by the coding sequence GTGACGGAACAGGCACAGGTGCCAGGGGCGCCGAGGCCGGCGCAGGACACGGAGGCCGCGCCCGGCGAGGTCCTGGCCCAGGAGCGGAGGCTCCGCAAGGACCTCGGCTTCTGGGGCCTCACGGCCATCGGCTTCTCCAACATCGTCGGCTCCGGCTGGCTCTTCGCCGCCCTCTACGCCGCGCAGATAGCCGGGCCCGCGGCCCTGCTGTCCTGGGTCGCCGCGGGCATCCTGTGCGCGCTCGTGGCGCTCGTCATGGTGGAGCTGGGCGCCACCAGACCGGAGGGCGGCGGCACGGTCCGCTGGCCGCTGTACGCCAGCGGCCGGCTGGTGGGCACGGTCATCGGATGGTCGGTGCTGCTGTCCGTCGGCGGCACCGCCGCCGAGATCGCGGCGATCATGCAGTACGCGGCGCACTACGTGCCCGGCCTGTACTCCGGCGACAGCATCACCGGCGCCGGCCTCGCCGTGGCCGCCGCGCTCAGCGTGGTGCTGACGGTGCTCAACTGGTTCGCGGTCCGCCTCTTCGCGCGGATGAACAACCTGGTGTCCGTGCTCAAGGTCGCCATCCCCGTGGTCACCGTGGTGGCGCTCTTCCTCTCCGGCACGCACGGCGGCCGGCTGACCGACCACGGCGGCTTCGCGCCCTACGGCTACGCGGCCTGCCTGACCGCGCTGGCGAGCGGCGGCATCGTCTACTCGGTGAACGGCTTCCAGGCCCCGCTGGACTTCTCCGGCGAGGCCCGCAACCCGCGCCGCACCGTCCCCGCGGCCGTGCTCGCCGGCATCGGCCTCGCGGTGGTCGTGTACCTGGCGTTGCAGCTCGCGTTCCTGTACACGGTGCCCGACTCGGTCCTCGGCCACGGCTGGCACGGCGTCGACTTCGACTCGCCGTTCGGGCAGCTCGCCCTGATCCTCAACCTGCACTGGCTGGCCACCCTGCTGTACGCGGACGCCGTGCTGTCCCCCGGCGGCTCCGCGTACGTGGGGGTCGCGATCGACGCCCGGCACACCTACGCGCTCGCCAAGAACCGCCTGCTGCCGCGCTGGTTCATGCGGATCGACCCGCGGCACGGCATGCCGCACCGGGCGCTGGTGCTCAACCTGGCCGTGATCGTCGTCTTCATGCTGCCGTTCGGCGGCTGGCAGGACATCGTCAGCGTGATGGGCGACATGTACCTGCTGATATACGCGGCCTCCGCGGTGGCCGCCGCGGCGTTCCGCGCCCACGACCGGGACCGGGGCCTGCCGCGGACGGCGGGGCAGGTGCCGGGGATGCGCTGGATAGCCCCGCTCAGCTACGTCGTGGCCAGCGAGTTCGTCTACTGGTCCGGCTGGCACGACCTGCGGCTCGCGCTGCCGCTGGTCCTGGTCGGCGTGCCGCTCTACCTGGGCCTGCGGTACGGGGACCGGCGGACCGCGGCACGCGGCGGCGAGGCGGACGGCCCGGACGCCGCCCCGGTCCGGAGCCCCCTGGAGGAGGTGCGCCGGGGCGCGTGGCTGGTGGTGCACCTGGCGGTCCTCACGCTGCTGTCCTGGCTGGGCACGTTCGGCGGATCGGGCCACCTGCCCGCTCCCTGGGACAGCGTGACGGTCGGGGTGGTCGCGCTCGGGGTGTTCGCGTGGGCGGTACGGTCCGGTGCCGGGCACCTGAGGACGTCGCCGCCGCCGGTGGGGGTGGGCGCGGAGGCGTGA
- a CDS encoding SDR family oxidoreductase, translated as MSRPSEPSERSDPSRPITVVTGGSRGIGAATCVRLAVEGHDIAFSYLNDILAAEDTAARVRAAGARCVAVRGDTASEADVERLFDTAAAELGTVTGLVNNAGVTGPITRLADAGTDVLRRVLDVNVLGCLLCCRRAARDMAVSGGGAIVNISSAAATLGSPGTYVHYAASKGAVDTLTVGLSKELGPDGIRVNAVAPGIIKTDIHAAMGAPDRPTTATAHLPMARPGEAEEIAGAVAWLLSSDASYATGTVVRVAGGM; from the coding sequence GTGTCACGTCCGTCAGAGCCGTCGGAACGATCAGATCCGTCACGCCCGATCACCGTCGTCACCGGTGGCAGCCGCGGCATCGGTGCCGCCACGTGCGTCCGGCTCGCCGTCGAGGGGCACGACATCGCGTTCAGCTACCTGAACGACATCCTTGCCGCCGAGGACACCGCGGCGAGGGTGCGGGCGGCGGGCGCGCGCTGTGTCGCCGTGCGCGGGGACACGGCGAGCGAGGCGGACGTGGAGCGGCTCTTCGACACCGCGGCGGCCGAGCTGGGGACGGTCACCGGCCTGGTGAACAACGCCGGCGTGACCGGCCCGATCACCCGCCTCGCCGACGCCGGGACGGACGTGCTGCGGCGTGTGCTCGACGTGAACGTCCTGGGCTGCCTGCTCTGCTGCCGCCGGGCCGCCCGCGACATGGCGGTGTCCGGCGGTGGCGCCATCGTGAACATCTCCTCGGCCGCCGCCACCCTCGGCAGCCCCGGCACGTACGTCCACTACGCCGCGTCCAAGGGCGCCGTCGACACCCTCACCGTCGGCCTCTCCAAGGAGCTCGGCCCGGACGGCATCCGCGTCAACGCCGTCGCCCCCGGCATCATCAAGACCGACATCCACGCGGCCATGGGCGCCCCCGACCGGCCGACCACGGCGACGGCACACCTGCCGATGGCCCGGCCCGGGGAGGCGGAGGAGATAGCGGGCGCGGTGGCCTGGCTGCTCTCCTCGGACGCGTCGTACGCGACGGGCACGGTGGTGAGGGTCGCCGGCGGAATGTGA
- a CDS encoding DMT family transporter, with the protein MTDGRAGGTGAGATRTGGGAAPGPGAAGTGVAGSAAGTRAASGPHAGGAPQPHGGAPHPEGAPLGAGRGAPGGAPGHHHVASALPAITMLVGAGVSVQFGGAVAVWLMPRTGPAGVVSLRLLASAVVLLAVCRPRMRGYTRADWGTVIVFGVVTGTMNNVFYQAAARIPLGIAVTLEVLGPLALSVIASRRLINVLWALLALSGVFLLSEGGFGTIDPVGMACALGAGALWAFYILFSARTGQRFPQADGLALAMGVAAVLSLPVGVATAGHRLLVPSTIALGAGVALMATVLPYTLELMALRRLPAPTVAVLMSLEPAIAAVAGFLVLHQALSATDALAVAMVIAASMGAVRTRAGRLRSPRPKGVWRVPRWRRPPRDGVRRGGGYPGAGGGGA; encoded by the coding sequence ATGACGGACGGCAGGGCGGGCGGGACCGGCGCGGGAGCCACGCGTACGGGCGGCGGGGCGGCCCCCGGGCCGGGCGCCGCGGGCACCGGGGTCGCCGGATCGGCGGCGGGCACCCGCGCCGCGAGCGGACCCCACGCGGGCGGGGCCCCGCAGCCGCACGGCGGGGCCCCGCACCCGGAGGGCGCCCCGCTCGGCGCGGGCCGCGGTGCGCCCGGCGGTGCGCCCGGCCACCACCACGTCGCCTCGGCGCTGCCCGCCATCACGATGCTCGTCGGCGCCGGGGTCTCCGTGCAGTTCGGCGGGGCGGTCGCCGTCTGGCTGATGCCGCGCACCGGTCCGGCCGGAGTGGTGTCCCTGCGGCTGCTCGCCTCGGCCGTCGTGCTGCTGGCCGTCTGCCGCCCCCGGATGCGCGGGTACACGCGTGCCGACTGGGGAACCGTCATCGTCTTCGGCGTGGTCACCGGCACGATGAACAACGTCTTCTACCAGGCCGCCGCCCGCATCCCGCTGGGCATCGCGGTCACCCTGGAGGTGCTCGGCCCGCTGGCCCTGTCGGTGATCGCCTCCCGGCGGCTGATCAACGTCCTCTGGGCGCTGCTCGCCCTCAGCGGCGTGTTCCTGCTCAGCGAGGGGGGCTTCGGGACGATCGACCCGGTGGGCATGGCGTGCGCGCTCGGCGCCGGTGCGCTGTGGGCGTTCTACATACTCTTCAGCGCCCGTACCGGCCAGCGCTTCCCGCAGGCGGACGGGCTCGCCCTCGCGATGGGCGTCGCCGCCGTGCTGTCGCTGCCGGTGGGCGTCGCGACGGCAGGGCACCGGCTCCTGGTGCCCAGCACCATCGCGCTCGGCGCGGGCGTCGCCCTGATGGCGACCGTCCTGCCGTACACGCTGGAACTGATGGCGCTGCGCCGGCTGCCCGCCCCCACCGTCGCCGTCCTGATGAGCCTGGAGCCCGCCATCGCCGCGGTGGCCGGCTTCCTCGTGCTGCACCAGGCGCTCTCGGCCACCGACGCGCTCGCCGTGGCCATGGTGATCGCGGCCAGCATGGGGGCGGTGCGCACGCGCGCGGGGCGGCTGCGGTCGCCCCGGCCGAAGGGGGTCTGGCGGGTGCCGCGGTGGCGCCGGCCGCCTCGGGACGGGGTCCGGCGCGGCGGGGGATACCCGGGCGCGGGCGGCGGCGGGGCATGA